One uncultured Jannaschia sp. DNA segment encodes these proteins:
- the nudC gene encoding NAD(+) diphosphatase produces the protein MKIAETVTFGGGGLDRAEDLRRHPELLAELPVRTLLLWRGKPLVRGDALHVIDGPAMTDHGHPVLVGKIDGHALMARDVSGLAVDGVDEETGAFRDPTRQTHPDLPDSTEFAELRQLMTQLTPIEAEIGATAKGVLEWHRTHGFCSNCGTATQSGKAGWMRGCAGCGRMHFPRTDPVVIMLVTRGNRVLLGRSPAWPEGFFSCLAGFMEPGETMEAAVRREVWEETGVHVGRVGYLASQPWPFPGSLMLGAHGEATSDAIEIDPEEIAEAIWLEREELMDVFAGTHPRITPAREGAIAHFLLRNWLADRLD, from the coding sequence ATGAAGATCGCCGAAACGGTTACATTCGGCGGCGGTGGGCTCGACCGCGCCGAAGACCTGCGCCGCCATCCCGAGCTTCTGGCCGAACTGCCGGTGCGCACGCTCCTCCTCTGGCGCGGCAAGCCCTTGGTGCGGGGCGACGCGCTGCATGTGATAGACGGGCCCGCGATGACGGATCACGGGCATCCGGTGCTGGTCGGCAAGATCGACGGGCACGCCCTGATGGCGCGGGACGTGTCGGGGCTGGCGGTCGACGGCGTGGACGAGGAGACGGGCGCCTTCCGCGATCCGACGCGGCAAACCCATCCCGACCTGCCGGACAGCACCGAATTCGCCGAGCTGCGCCAGCTCATGACGCAGCTGACCCCGATCGAGGCCGAGATCGGCGCGACCGCCAAGGGCGTGCTGGAATGGCATCGGACGCACGGGTTCTGCTCCAATTGCGGCACGGCCACGCAGTCGGGAAAGGCCGGATGGATGCGCGGCTGCGCGGGCTGCGGGCGGATGCATTTCCCGCGCACCGATCCGGTGGTCATCATGCTGGTGACGCGGGGCAACCGCGTGCTGCTCGGCCGGTCGCCCGCTTGGCCCGAGGGGTTCTTCTCGTGCCTCGCCGGGTTCATGGAGCCGGGCGAGACGATGGAGGCCGCTGTCCGCCGCGAGGTCTGGGAAGAGACGGGGGTGCATGTCGGACGGGTCGGCTATCTCGCGTCGCAGCCGTGGCCCTTTCCCGGCTCGCTGATGCTGGGCGCCCATGGCGAAGCGACGTCCGATGCCATCGAGATCGACCCCGAGGAGATCGCCGAGGCGATCTGGCTCGAGCGCGAGGAGCTGATGGACGTTTTCGCCGGTACCCATCCGCGGATCACGCCCGCGCGCGAAGGGGCGATCGCGCATTTCCTGTTGCGGAACTGGCTGGCCGACCGGCTGGACTGA
- a CDS encoding SRPBCC family protein: MKFVAVEDIAAPIEHVWARVSDLDRFEARIAPRVGRMTRSPDGEPRPGTAWSARAEVAGKKRDVTVTLNQLDGPQRMDLSAATDGMDVGIDVALEAMSPMRTRLTVTTEAKARSLAARLMLQSAKLARQTLAKRYKGRVAEFAQAVETGYGAG, encoded by the coding sequence ATGAAATTCGTCGCCGTCGAAGACATCGCCGCCCCGATCGAGCACGTCTGGGCGCGGGTGTCCGATCTCGACCGGTTCGAGGCGCGGATCGCGCCCCGTGTCGGCCGCATGACGCGCAGCCCCGACGGCGAACCTCGGCCGGGCACCGCGTGGTCTGCGCGGGCGGAGGTGGCGGGCAAGAAGCGCGACGTGACCGTCACGCTCAACCAGCTGGACGGGCCGCAGCGCATGGACCTGAGTGCCGCGACCGACGGGATGGACGTGGGCATCGACGTCGCGCTCGAGGCGATGTCGCCGATGCGCACGCGGCTGACCGTGACGACGGAGGCCAAGGCGCGGTCGCTGGCCGCGCGGCTGATGCTGCAATCGGCCAAGCTGGCGCGGCAGACGCTGGCAAAGCGCTACAAGGGCCGCGTCGCCGAGTTCGCGCAGGCAGTCGAGACGGGCTACGGCGCGGGCTGA
- a CDS encoding glutathione S-transferase family protein, with the protein MTDAVVLYGYRYSVYTRVARLALCAKGVDHATAEIDPFADPPDPALGRLHPFGRVPILVHGDTTIYETAAITRYVDAAFPGPPMVPADARAAARMAQVISIVDAYAYRPMVRGVYSHAVFRSAMGVAADPDAIADGLAAAGPVLDALDAVAAEGLVLDGTAITLADCHLAPMVAAFVQAPEGADRVARRPALADWWTAIADWPALAATDPGPPRPSQPAP; encoded by the coding sequence GTGACAGACGCGGTGGTCCTCTACGGCTACCGCTACAGCGTCTATACCCGCGTCGCCCGCCTCGCGCTCTGTGCCAAGGGCGTCGACCATGCCACGGCCGAGATCGACCCCTTCGCCGATCCGCCCGACCCCGCGCTGGGCCGGCTGCATCCGTTCGGGCGGGTGCCGATCCTCGTCCATGGCGACACCACGATCTACGAGACGGCGGCGATCACACGCTATGTCGATGCGGCCTTTCCCGGCCCGCCGATGGTGCCCGCCGACGCCCGCGCCGCGGCGCGGATGGCGCAGGTCATCTCGATCGTCGATGCCTACGCCTATCGCCCGATGGTGCGCGGCGTCTATTCCCATGCCGTCTTCCGCTCCGCGATGGGCGTGGCCGCCGACCCGGACGCCATCGCGGACGGGCTGGCCGCCGCCGGGCCGGTGCTCGACGCGCTGGACGCCGTGGCCGCCGAAGGGCTCGTGCTGGACGGCACGGCAATCACTCTGGCCGATTGCCATCTCGCGCCGATGGTCGCGGCCTTCGTGCAGGCCCCCGAGGGGGCTGACCGCGTGGCGCGCCGCCCCGCTTTGGCCGATTGGTGGACGGCGATCGCCGACTGGCCCGCGCTCGCGGCGACCGATCCCGGCCCGCCGCGCCCGTCTCAGCCCGCGCCGTAG